The Streptomyces tendae DNA segment CCGACGGTGACGTTCATCCAGGCACACGGCCGCGCGGGCCGGTTCACGGAGAACCGCACCGGCCCCGGCCCGCAGTCCAGACTGATCGTCGCGCCCACGTACGCGTCGATGTCGACGCCGCGGAGCAGGACGTTCCGCCGGGTCTGCCGTAGGTCGACGGCGGGGTCGATGTCCGTGGGCAGGTTCTCCGCGGACATGATCGTCACGGAGGCGTCGCGGTGGGCGGGCTGCGCGTAGTAGCGGTCGCCCACCAGCCCCAGCCTCGCCCGCACCTCGGCGCGCGGACACGCTCGTCGTCGGGCCGGGCGCGGGCCCGTCCGAGGGCCGCCCGTCGAGCCGGTGGGAGGGCGACACCAGAAGCTGGACC contains these protein-coding regions:
- a CDS encoding molybdenum cofactor biosysynthesis protein, which produces MGDRYYAQPAHRDASVTIMSAENLPTDIDPAVDLRQTRRNVLLRGVDIDAYVGATISLDCGPGPVRFSVNRPARPCAWMNVTVGPGAQRALRDKGGVRCTPLDDGVLAVGPTRFAVLSEPTPPAPRR